CAAATACTAGAATGTATAATGTCTTTACaattttatttagatttaatattaatttttaaaacttttttattaaatagtttcttatgaataaaaatttaattttaattctgcaCAATGTACgaatttaaatttagttattcATTATTTACATGATTTTTCATAATATAATTTATCTTACAACCAtttttttacatcatattttagtttaattttcacaattaaactcaacaatatcacaaattaaaccaaaaaaaatgCATGTGAAAATCAATGAGAGGATTCTTCTTAAAGACACACCATAATCAATCCAGCCTCCTCAATAGATATGCAACTTGAACTTCTTTTGTCAATGGCATGATCCAATCACCATATAACTCAGCAACTAAGCTTGGAGCTATTTTGTATACTGCCTCAACTTGATGCTCCTTTGCATCATTTATAGCCACCTCTTGCCCATAAGTTTTTGCTTTCATCTCTACTCTCCTTTTAATTACCTCTTCAACTTCAGTATATGTCAGCATTTCCATTAACCTATCCTTGTCCTACAAACCCAATAACACAAAACAAAGTTGATTTttagggagaaaataaaaaagaaaaagaaaatcaaagttGTGTTGTGTATATATGTTAGACagatttagatttaatttaaGTAGAATTTACATTCGAAATAACAAGTTAATGAATTTTTCATTATATAAACTCTTCACTCTTCTTCACTTTCTTTAATGTCAGACTAATTTCACTACTCTTCATACTTGTAACATTAACAATATTAAAAGTGGATCTAACATTGATACAAGAAAGATAGGATTGTAATATTTCCTTAACAAAGATAAAGAAGAATTGCATATATAGAATTTGTACCTGTGCTTTAATGGCATCTTTATATGCATCAGGAGAAGCTTGAAATTTTGCCTCTGCTACAAACTTCCCATAATGGATTCTCTTGGAGAGAGCCTGAAGTAACAACACAAATAAATCTCAAGTATTCAATGTTATTAACAATTAGCTTATTACAATCTCAAAACTTCTGAGGCAGAGAAACAGTTAACATTTCAAAATAACACATGATAAATGTTAACTCCGGAATCATGCAATAGTTTATTGTATCAGCTATAAGTTACTCACTCACCTGCAAGCAAAGTGTATCACAAACAGAAGTGGATCCATAATTGCCATCATTTCCTTCTTTAATTAATCTTGGGATAAGATCTCTGAAGTACATGTTCCATACTTTTTCATTTATGTTAATTGAATTGGCAATGGGATGCAGTACCTATTCAGTGAACAAACACTTAATAGAAGCTTATGTTGGTTTGAGTTTACATTAAGAACTAAATTTATTCAACAACTAAATCGTATATAGTTCTATCCAACCTTAGAGGCAGAAACTAAACTTCATTATTTGATATTTTCTAACACATACATAATCCTTACCCGAGGGTATTGCATAGGTGGTAACATTGATTCAGGAAGATCATCAGGAAAGAAAGGATGTTCATCAGGACTCTTGTATCTCCCTACCTTCAATGTAACGAAAATTGCGCGTATTGTCACATAATGTTACGTTATACTAGCAAAAGTAACTAATTTTCAATCACTGCTTCCATTGAATGGTCATGCAATTATGAAAGACTACACAATTAATGTATAAAGTTATTTATTCTCATGCTAAATTGCATACCTTAGCATGAAGCTTCTCAGTTTCCCTGAGCATGTGTTCCACCAATGAGCCATGAAATCCATCCATTGAGAAGGCATTAGGGTCATATGTAGCTGCATTGTACAAGTATTGTGCTCTCTCCAAAAGGCTAAAGATTATGCTATCCTCTTGACGAATCAAAGAGTGTCTTATGTTATCTAGGATCAGTTTTTCACTCCCATCAATCCTTTTTTCTGCTGGCACAAATCTAGAG
The sequence above is drawn from the Arachis hypogaea cultivar Tifrunner chromosome 4, arahy.Tifrunner.gnm2.J5K5, whole genome shotgun sequence genome and encodes:
- the LOC112797820 gene encoding chorismate mutase 1, chloroplastic is translated as MEAKILRASISQPTLPFVSDSSSSVSLVPSCKLSCFPSNQTSSCFSKKHGGPSLKAFATSTGFVPAEKRIDGSEKLILDNIRHSLIRQEDSIIFSLLERAQYLYNAATYDPNAFSMDGFHGSLVEHMLRETEKLHAKVGRYKSPDEHPFFPDDLPESMLPPMQYPRVLHPIANSININEKVWNMYFRDLIPRLIKEGNDGNYGSTSVCDTLCLQALSKRIHYGKFVAEAKFQASPDAYKDAIKAQDKDRLMEMLTYTEVEEVIKRRVEMKAKTYGQEVAINDAKEHQVEAVYKIAPSLVAELYGDWIMPLTKEVQVAYLLRRLD